A single window of Bacteroidales bacterium DNA harbors:
- the htpG gene encoding molecular chaperone HtpG encodes MQTGKINVQTENIFPIIKKFLYSDHEIFLRELISNAVDATQKLKTLASTGHFKDELGDLTIHVEVDKNKGILTIKDRGIGMTAEEVDKYINQIAFSSAEEFVKKFKTKTEAEQNAIIGHFGLGFYSSFMVSDKVELITKTYKKGGPTKAVKWSCDGSPDYSIEEAEKTDRGTEVTLFISKDEKEFLEEYKIRELLNKYCRFLPVPIQFGTKKESAKIEGEKDKDGNDKYQDIEKPNIINNIDPLWKKTPTDLKDEDYKQFYRELYPLNFEEPLFHIHLNVDYPFNLTGVLYFPKVKRNFEVQRDKIQLYVNQVFVTESVEGIVPDFLTLLHGVLDSPDIPLNVSRSYLQSDRRVKQISNHIMKKVSDKLDDIFKNQRVEYEKKWDDIKVFIQYGMITEEKFYERAQKICLFKNVDGMYFTFDDYKENIKEQQTDKDKKLVYLYTTNKDEQHSYIDAAKSRGYDVLLMDGVLDNHFINNIEHKFENSSFVRVDADTIDKLIRKSDDTPLSKIDNKQQDAIKPAFEKAVDKAKFTVVFDTLDENDLPVMITQPEFMRRMKDMSALGGGLGMGSLPEMFNLVVNSNHNLIYKMAIDESDENREKMAKQLTDLALLSQNLLKGEELTKFIKRSVEIL; translated from the coding sequence ATGCAAACAGGAAAAATAAATGTTCAGACTGAAAACATCTTTCCCATCATCAAAAAATTTCTCTATTCAGATCATGAAATTTTTCTTCGTGAGCTGATTTCCAACGCAGTAGATGCCACGCAAAAACTCAAAACTTTGGCCAGCACAGGACATTTCAAGGATGAGTTAGGCGATCTTACAATCCATGTTGAGGTGGATAAAAACAAAGGGATCCTTACGATTAAAGACCGTGGTATCGGGATGACAGCAGAAGAGGTGGATAAATACATTAACCAAATTGCCTTTTCGAGCGCTGAGGAATTTGTAAAGAAATTCAAAACAAAAACCGAGGCAGAACAAAATGCCATCATCGGACACTTTGGCCTGGGGTTTTATTCTTCTTTTATGGTTTCGGATAAAGTAGAACTGATTACAAAAACTTATAAAAAAGGTGGTCCTACCAAAGCCGTAAAATGGAGCTGTGATGGAAGCCCGGATTATAGCATTGAAGAAGCCGAGAAGACCGACAGGGGTACTGAAGTTACACTCTTCATCAGTAAGGATGAGAAGGAATTCCTCGAAGAATATAAAATCAGGGAGTTGTTGAATAAATATTGTCGGTTTTTACCTGTTCCCATTCAGTTTGGAACCAAAAAGGAAAGTGCTAAAATTGAAGGTGAAAAGGACAAAGACGGCAATGACAAGTACCAGGATATTGAAAAGCCAAACATTATCAACAACATAGATCCGCTTTGGAAGAAAACGCCAACCGATCTTAAAGATGAAGATTACAAGCAATTTTACAGAGAGCTTTACCCATTAAACTTTGAGGAACCGCTCTTTCATATTCACCTCAATGTGGATTATCCATTCAACCTTACCGGTGTGCTGTATTTCCCGAAAGTCAAACGAAACTTTGAAGTGCAGCGCGACAAGATTCAGCTTTACGTTAACCAGGTGTTTGTGACTGAGTCGGTAGAGGGCATCGTTCCTGACTTTCTAACCCTGCTGCATGGTGTGCTTGATTCACCGGATATACCGCTCAATGTATCGCGAAGCTACCTGCAGAGCGACCGAAGGGTAAAACAGATTTCAAACCACATTATGAAAAAAGTATCAGACAAACTCGACGATATTTTTAAAAACCAGCGTGTTGAGTATGAGAAAAAATGGGATGATATAAAGGTATTCATCCAATATGGCATGATCACGGAAGAAAAGTTCTATGAACGCGCCCAGAAAATTTGCCTTTTCAAAAATGTGGATGGCATGTACTTCACTTTTGACGATTACAAGGAAAATATTAAGGAACAACAGACTGACAAAGACAAAAAGTTGGTTTATCTCTATACTACCAATAAGGATGAACAGCACAGTTACATTGATGCAGCCAAATCACGCGGCTACGATGTTTTACTTATGGATGGCGTCCTTGACAATCATTTCATTAATAACATCGAACATAAATTTGAAAACAGCTCCTTTGTAAGGGTTGATGCTGATACCATCGATAAACTCATCAGAAAAAGCGATGATACCCCATTATCCAAAATCGATAACAAACAGCAAGATGCCATAAAGCCTGCATTTGAAAAAGCGGTGGATAAGGCTAAATTCACTGTTGTGTTTGATACACTTGATGAAAACGATCTCCCGGTGATGATCACACAGCCTGAATTTATGCGCAGGATGAAGGATATGTCGGCACTTGGTGGAGGATTGGGAATGGGTTCATTGCCTGAAATGTTTAACCTTGTCGTTAATAGTAATCACAACCTCATTTACAAAATGGCCATTGACGAAAGTGATGAGAATCGTGAAAAAATGGCTAAACAGTTGACTGATCTCGCCTTACTTTCGCAAAACCTGCTTAAAGGTGAAGAACTAACGAAGTTTATCAAGCGAAGTGTTGAAATATTATAA
- a CDS encoding oxidoreductase has product MEKHQTTIDRSIKVQRIRQLTQSAYVLRFDRNGIDFTAGQHVILGIKDQNNAREYSVYSAEQDNYFEVLIKEVLEGDVSKKLKKLSPGAQLQMDGPLGFFTLNPEKIKNSKFILIATGTGIAPFRSFVRSYPQLNYTLIHGVRYAHEAYEQEEYNPSKFILCTTGDKNGDFHGRVTDYLLHSTVDPKAEYYLCGNVKMIHEAFDILAQKGVKTNQLHSEVYF; this is encoded by the coding sequence ATGGAAAAGCACCAAACAACAATAGATAGGTCCATCAAAGTTCAACGCATCAGGCAATTGACCCAATCAGCCTATGTGCTTCGTTTTGACAGGAACGGGATTGATTTTACTGCCGGTCAGCATGTGATACTTGGGATAAAAGATCAGAACAATGCCCGTGAATATTCAGTTTATAGTGCAGAGCAGGACAATTATTTCGAAGTACTTATTAAGGAAGTGCTCGAAGGTGATGTGTCAAAAAAGTTGAAAAAACTCAGCCCTGGGGCGCAATTGCAGATGGACGGGCCACTTGGTTTTTTTACGTTGAATCCTGAAAAAATTAAAAACTCCAAATTCATTCTTATTGCAACGGGAACCGGGATTGCTCCATTCCGCAGTTTTGTGCGATCCTACCCACAACTGAACTACACCCTCATACACGGTGTCAGATATGCCCATGAGGCCTATGAACAGGAGGAGTATAATCCTTCAAAATTTATCCTTTGCACTACAGGCGACAAAAATGGTGATTTTCACGGCCGTGTTACTGATTACCTGCTGCATTCAACAGTTGATCCCAAAGCTGAATACTACCTATGTGGCAATGTCAAAATGATTCATGAAGCGTTTGATATCCTTGCACAGAAAGGGGTGAAGACCAATCAGCTACATTCAGAGGTTTACTTTTAA